A genomic segment from Myxococcota bacterium encodes:
- a CDS encoding NAD(P)-binding domain-containing protein: MEELAAAWVYALPIALAWGAYAAIRARQTHRARAMLATSLEDGMMQPASLHPYIDPSLCLGCGTCIPACPEHDVLGLIHGKAYLVTPANCIGHGACKDVCPQDAIALVLGTEERGVDIPELSEEFETSVRGIFVAGELGGMGLIRNGIEQGRQALEAIASRLRGCGTPEGLGPDVLDVVIVGAGPAGFSASLAAHERGLRYETVEQETLGGTVAHYPRGKIVMTAPVELPMYGKVELRETTKEALLALWEDVAERTGVRVSYSERVDAVERAGSSSFVVRTNRRELRARFVLLAIGRRGTPRKLGVAGEDRSKVVYRLIDAEQYRGQHVLVVGGGDSALEAATSLADVAGTTVTLSYRQKAFGRAKAKNRERLATAKAAGLVEVWLGSTVLEIGVRKVALDVAGERREIPNDAVIVCAGGVLPTSFLEAAGIAIETRHGER; encoded by the coding sequence ATGGAAGAGCTCGCCGCCGCGTGGGTCTACGCGCTCCCGATCGCGCTCGCCTGGGGCGCCTACGCCGCCATCCGCGCGCGCCAGACGCACCGCGCGCGCGCGATGCTCGCGACGTCGCTCGAGGACGGGATGATGCAGCCCGCGTCGCTGCACCCGTACATCGACCCGTCGCTCTGCCTCGGCTGCGGAACGTGCATTCCCGCCTGTCCCGAGCACGACGTGCTCGGCCTCATCCACGGCAAGGCCTACCTCGTCACGCCCGCGAACTGCATCGGCCACGGCGCCTGCAAGGACGTCTGTCCGCAGGACGCGATCGCGCTCGTCCTCGGCACCGAGGAGCGCGGCGTCGACATCCCCGAGCTCTCGGAGGAGTTCGAGACGAGCGTGCGCGGCATCTTCGTGGCGGGCGAGCTCGGCGGCATGGGACTCATCCGCAACGGCATCGAGCAGGGTCGCCAGGCGCTCGAAGCCATCGCCTCGCGCCTGCGCGGGTGTGGCACGCCGGAAGGGCTCGGCCCGGACGTGCTCGACGTCGTCATCGTCGGCGCCGGGCCCGCGGGCTTCTCCGCCTCGCTCGCCGCGCACGAGCGCGGACTCCGCTACGAGACGGTCGAGCAGGAGACGCTCGGCGGGACGGTCGCGCACTACCCGCGCGGCAAGATCGTGATGACCGCGCCCGTCGAGCTCCCCATGTACGGGAAGGTCGAGCTGCGCGAGACGACGAAGGAGGCGCTGCTCGCGCTGTGGGAGGACGTCGCCGAGCGCACGGGCGTGCGCGTCTCGTACAGCGAGCGCGTCGACGCCGTCGAACGGGCGGGAAGCTCGTCGTTCGTCGTCCGCACCAACCGCCGCGAGCTGCGCGCGCGCTTCGTGCTGCTCGCGATCGGCCGGCGCGGCACGCCGCGCAAGCTCGGCGTCGCGGGCGAGGACCGCTCGAAGGTCGTCTACCGGCTGATCGACGCCGAGCAGTACCGCGGCCAGCACGTGCTCGTCGTCGGCGGCGGGGACAGCGCGCTCGAGGCGGCGACGTCGCTCGCCGACGTGGCCGGAACGACCGTGACGCTGAGCTACCGCCAGAAGGCGTTCGGCCGCGCCAAGGCGAAGAACCGCGAGCGCCTCGCGACGGCGAAGGCGGCGGGCCTCGTCGAGGTGTGGCTCGGGTCGACCGTGCTCGAGATCGGAGTGCGCAAGGTCGCGCTCGACGTCGCCGGCGAACGGCGCGAGATCCCGAACGACGCGGTGATCGTGTGCGCGGGCGGCGTCCTCCCGACGTCCTTCCTCGAGGCGGCCGGCATCGCGATCGAGACGCGCCATGGCGAACGCTAG
- a CDS encoding tetratricopeptide repeat protein produces MSETTNDARALYKQGFQHFAKGELEPAIALYRRALEADATLAIAWNGLSMALAQAGDFDAAIEAAQRLVELEPDEPLSHTNLSRILMQKGDIPAAEDARGAAMRLQMKPGGGAR; encoded by the coding sequence ATGTCCGAGACGACGAACGACGCACGCGCTCTCTACAAGCAGGGCTTCCAGCACTTCGCGAAGGGCGAGCTCGAGCCGGCGATCGCGCTCTACCGGCGCGCTCTCGAGGCGGACGCGACGCTCGCGATCGCGTGGAACGGGCTGTCGATGGCGCTCGCGCAGGCGGGCGACTTCGACGCCGCGATCGAGGCCGCGCAGCGGCTCGTCGAGCTCGAGCCCGACGAGCCCCTCTCGCACACGAACCTCTCGCGCATCCTCATGCAGAAGGGCGACATTCCGGCCGCCGAGGACGCGCGCGGCGCCGCCATGCGCCTGCAGATGAAGCCGGGCGGCGGCGCGCGCTAG
- a CDS encoding SET domain-containing protein — MSERPRNAGAWRRIRVGPSPRHGTGVFARARIRTGARIGAFEGRPTRRDGPHVLWLVDDDGSAEGLLVENELRYLNHSRRPNAEIDGTDLYALRNIQPGAEILIHYGADWNDVD; from the coding sequence GTGAGCGAGCGCCCGCGGAACGCCGGCGCCTGGCGGCGCATCCGCGTCGGCCCGAGCCCGCGCCACGGGACGGGCGTCTTCGCGCGCGCGCGCATCCGCACGGGCGCGCGCATCGGCGCCTTCGAGGGGCGGCCGACGCGTCGCGACGGCCCCCACGTGCTCTGGCTCGTCGACGACGACGGCAGCGCGGAGGGGCTGCTCGTCGAGAACGAGCTCCGCTACCTCAACCACTCGCGGCGCCCGAACGCGGAGATCGACGGGACGGACCTCTACGCCCTCCGCAACATCCAGCCGGGTGCGGAGATCCTGATCCACTACGGCGCCGACTGGAACGACGTCGACTAG
- a CDS encoding cytochrome C: MARGALVVAGLAIALAVAAPVRAAQWERLVMPGKLAAPHADLESDCKNCHTGAEAGSESKLCRDCHEEVAADLANGAGFHGRSPAVAGTECRTCHPEHRGREFALIGLDRAAFDHATTDFELAGAHRRADCAGCHEAGAKFREAPSDCFACHEDDDAHAGEMGEKCGDCHEPAAWKPAKFDHDETEFPLVGEHRDVACGLCHVATAGGGTRYASTPKDCGSCHRLDDAHEGRFGPACGDCHDPGGWKRAEFDHSKTDFPLRGAHEKTACETCHVEPPGEVDLPTDCGSCHELDDPHRGSRGPKCATCHSEVSFARTRFDHEKESGFALEGAHAQAKCESCHPAGTQAKIEDQTCVGCHRADDAHAGQLTQRGVGCAECHGQEQWSHPIRFDHDLAGFPLLGLHAALACEACHVDARFADTPRTCVACHRQDDPHRKALGPACADCHNPNGWAVWSFDHDVRTTYPLHGKHAGLQCEACHVTPTDGAVRASRDCIDCHAEDDAHRGSFGRSCESCHSEEAWENARLGTLRPRKGGSSR; this comes from the coding sequence TTGGCGCGGGGCGCGCTCGTCGTCGCAGGGCTCGCGATCGCGCTCGCGGTGGCCGCGCCCGTGCGCGCCGCGCAGTGGGAGCGGCTCGTGATGCCCGGCAAGCTCGCCGCACCGCACGCCGACCTCGAGAGCGACTGCAAGAACTGCCACACGGGCGCCGAGGCAGGCAGCGAGTCGAAGCTCTGCCGCGACTGCCACGAGGAGGTCGCCGCGGATCTCGCGAACGGCGCCGGCTTCCACGGGCGCTCGCCCGCCGTCGCGGGCACCGAGTGCCGCACCTGCCACCCCGAGCACCGCGGCCGCGAGTTCGCGCTGATCGGTCTCGACCGCGCGGCGTTCGACCATGCGACGACCGACTTCGAGCTCGCCGGCGCCCACCGCCGCGCCGACTGCGCCGGCTGCCACGAGGCCGGCGCGAAGTTCCGCGAGGCGCCGAGCGACTGCTTCGCCTGCCACGAGGACGACGACGCGCACGCGGGCGAGATGGGCGAGAAGTGCGGCGACTGCCACGAGCCGGCCGCGTGGAAGCCCGCGAAGTTCGACCACGACGAGACCGAGTTCCCGCTCGTCGGCGAGCACCGCGACGTCGCGTGCGGGCTCTGCCACGTCGCGACCGCCGGCGGCGGGACGCGCTACGCGTCGACGCCGAAGGACTGCGGGAGCTGCCATCGCCTCGACGACGCGCACGAGGGCCGCTTCGGGCCGGCGTGCGGCGACTGCCACGACCCCGGCGGCTGGAAGCGCGCCGAGTTCGACCACTCGAAGACCGACTTCCCGCTGCGCGGCGCGCACGAGAAGACGGCCTGCGAGACGTGCCACGTCGAGCCGCCCGGCGAGGTCGACCTGCCGACGGATTGCGGCTCGTGCCACGAGCTCGACGACCCGCACCGCGGATCGCGGGGCCCGAAGTGCGCGACCTGCCACTCCGAGGTGAGCTTCGCGCGCACGCGCTTCGACCACGAGAAGGAATCGGGCTTCGCGCTCGAGGGCGCGCACGCGCAGGCGAAGTGCGAGTCGTGCCATCCCGCAGGCACGCAGGCGAAGATCGAGGATCAGACCTGTGTCGGCTGCCACCGCGCCGACGACGCACACGCCGGGCAGCTCACGCAACGCGGCGTCGGCTGTGCGGAGTGTCACGGTCAGGAGCAGTGGTCGCACCCGATCCGTTTCGATCATGACCTGGCGGGCTTCCCCCTCCTCGGCCTCCACGCGGCACTCGCGTGCGAGGCGTGCCACGTCGACGCGCGCTTCGCCGACACGCCGCGCACGTGCGTCGCATGCCACCGCCAGGACGATCCGCACCGCAAGGCGCTCGGGCCCGCGTGCGCCGACTGCCACAACCCGAACGGCTGGGCCGTCTGGTCGTTCGACCACGACGTCCGCACGACCTATCCGCTGCACGGCAAGCACGCGGGGCTCCAGTGCGAGGCGTGCCACGTGACGCCGACCGACGGCGCGGTGCGCGCCTCTCGCGACTGCATCGACTGCCACGCCGAGGACGACGCGCACCGCGGCAGCTTCGGGCGCAGCTGCGAATCGTGTCATTCGGAGGAGGCGTGGGAGAACGCTCGACTCGGGACGTTGCGACCGCGCAAGGGGGGAAGCTCGCGATGA
- a CDS encoding SDR family oxidoreductase produces MRRLAGRVAVVTGAASGIGRALALALAERGCALALVDVDAAGLAALERELAAASAGAGREVRVSTHVADVADRARMAALPGEVVAAHGAVHVLVNNAGVATLDLLEEHPLEDFDWLFGINFFGVLHGCAFFLPHLRAQDEAHIVNVSSMFGFVGLPRNAAYCASKAAVRSLSESLQAELAGSNVCVTSVHPGGVKTSIIRSARGRDEGVRAEVQGFFDRRARAPEVAAQRIVRAIERGSWRIRIGAESVLADWAKRIAPVAAQRAIAARFRRAGGAGPAA; encoded by the coding sequence ATGCGGAGGCTCGCGGGTCGGGTGGCCGTCGTGACGGGAGCGGCGAGCGGGATCGGCCGCGCGCTCGCGCTCGCTCTCGCCGAGCGCGGCTGCGCGCTCGCGCTCGTCGACGTCGATGCGGCGGGGCTCGCCGCGCTCGAGCGCGAGCTCGCGGCGGCGAGCGCGGGAGCGGGCCGCGAGGTGCGCGTGTCGACGCACGTGGCGGACGTGGCGGATCGCGCGCGCATGGCCGCGCTGCCCGGCGAGGTCGTCGCGGCACACGGCGCCGTGCACGTGCTCGTCAACAACGCCGGCGTCGCCACGCTCGACCTGCTCGAGGAGCACCCGCTCGAGGACTTCGACTGGCTGTTCGGCATCAACTTCTTCGGCGTGCTGCACGGCTGCGCGTTCTTCCTGCCGCATCTGCGCGCGCAGGACGAGGCGCACATCGTCAACGTGTCGAGCATGTTCGGGTTCGTCGGACTGCCGCGGAACGCGGCCTACTGCGCGAGCAAGGCGGCGGTGCGATCGCTCTCCGAGTCGCTCCAGGCGGAGCTCGCCGGCTCGAACGTGTGCGTGACGAGCGTGCACCCGGGCGGTGTGAAGACGAGCATCATCCGCTCCGCGCGCGGGCGCGACGAGGGCGTGCGCGCCGAGGTGCAGGGCTTCTTCGATCGCCGCGCGCGCGCGCCCGAGGTCGCCGCGCAGCGCATCGTGCGCGCGATCGAGCGCGGAAGCTGGCGCATCCGGATCGGCGCGGAATCGGTGCTCGCGGACTGGGCGAAGCGGATCGCGCCGGTCGCCGCCCAGCGCGCCATCGCCGCGCGCTTCCGGCGCGCGGGCGGCGCGGGGCCGGCCGCCTAG
- a CDS encoding cytochrome c3 family protein: protein MHARTALAQQPVDFDHDLTRFPLVGAHDRTPCESCHVGGRFTGTPRSCAYCHDGTTKFAVTAKPQDHVPTSVECDECHNARSWLPARMEHGDVTARCDTCHNGGIAAGQGPNHPPASNQCGDCHGTVSWLPAVFDHSGVAPGTCITCHDGMTAQGKNPGHVPSPNECDLCHSTRRFTPASTFDHTGVAPGTCITCHDDSTARGKPGNHIPTTTNACDVCHTTVSFVPAAKFDHTGVAPGTCITCHDNMTQPGKPTNHLPTSNTCDDCHTTAAWLPVLHFDHSGVAPGTCYTCHNGSAATGTPTGHVATSTNACDVCHTTDGWVPASNFDHSGLAPGSCFTCHDGNTAEGRPRNHIPTTTNACDVCHSTVAWRPASGFDHSGVAPGTCITCHDNMTQPGKPGTHLPTSNTCDDCHTTASWVPVLHFDHSGVAPGTCFTCHNGGPASGKPGNHIPTTTNQCDLCHTTDGWSPAARFDHTGVAPGTCFTCHNGGTAPGKHPKHLPTSNTCDDCHTTAAWLPVLHFDHSGVAPGTCITCHDGGTATGKTTNHPPAPNTCDDCHTTNGWLPVLAFDHSNVVPGTCATCHGVSAQGKPSGHFNTQLSCDSCHTTTTFANPRYTHTGPYPGDHRANLACRDCHTSNSQTIPWRFPSYQPDCAGCHANDFKAGPHKGATVSQLRDCAGSCHKASEHRVTDRSWD from the coding sequence TTGCACGCGCGGACCGCGCTCGCCCAGCAGCCGGTCGACTTCGACCACGACCTCACGCGCTTCCCGCTCGTCGGCGCGCACGACCGCACGCCGTGCGAGAGCTGCCACGTGGGCGGTCGCTTCACGGGCACGCCGCGCAGCTGCGCCTACTGCCACGACGGAACCACCAAGTTCGCGGTCACCGCGAAGCCGCAGGACCACGTTCCGACGAGCGTCGAGTGCGACGAGTGCCACAACGCGCGCTCCTGGCTGCCGGCGCGCATGGAGCACGGCGACGTCACCGCGCGCTGCGACACCTGCCACAACGGCGGCATCGCGGCGGGCCAGGGGCCGAACCATCCTCCGGCCTCGAACCAGTGCGGCGACTGCCACGGCACCGTCAGCTGGCTCCCCGCCGTCTTCGACCACTCGGGCGTCGCGCCCGGCACGTGCATCACGTGCCACGACGGCATGACCGCACAGGGCAAGAACCCCGGCCACGTCCCGAGCCCGAACGAGTGCGACCTCTGCCACTCGACGCGCCGCTTCACGCCGGCCTCGACCTTCGACCACACGGGCGTCGCGCCCGGCACGTGCATCACCTGCCACGACGACTCGACCGCGCGCGGCAAGCCGGGCAACCACATTCCGACGACGACCAACGCGTGCGACGTCTGCCACACGACCGTGTCCTTCGTGCCGGCCGCGAAGTTCGATCACACGGGTGTCGCGCCGGGCACGTGCATCACGTGCCACGACAACATGACGCAGCCCGGCAAGCCGACGAACCACCTGCCGACGTCGAACACGTGCGACGACTGCCACACGACGGCGGCCTGGCTCCCCGTGCTGCACTTCGATCACTCGGGGGTCGCGCCGGGCACCTGCTACACGTGCCACAACGGCAGCGCGGCGACGGGCACGCCGACGGGCCACGTCGCGACGTCGACCAACGCCTGCGACGTCTGCCACACGACCGACGGATGGGTGCCGGCCTCGAACTTCGACCACTCGGGCCTCGCTCCCGGCAGCTGCTTCACGTGTCACGACGGGAACACGGCCGAGGGCCGGCCGCGCAACCACATCCCGACGACGACGAACGCCTGCGACGTGTGTCACTCGACGGTGGCCTGGCGGCCCGCGTCGGGCTTCGACCACTCGGGAGTCGCGCCGGGCACGTGCATCACGTGCCACGACAACATGACGCAGCCCGGCAAGCCCGGGACCCATCTCCCGACGTCGAACACGTGCGACGACTGCCACACCACGGCGTCGTGGGTGCCCGTGCTGCACTTCGACCACTCGGGGGTCGCGCCGGGCACGTGCTTCACGTGCCACAACGGCGGGCCGGCGAGCGGGAAGCCCGGCAACCACATCCCGACCACGACCAACCAGTGCGACCTGTGCCACACCACGGACGGCTGGTCGCCCGCGGCGCGCTTCGACCACACGGGTGTCGCGCCGGGCACGTGCTTCACGTGTCACAACGGCGGAACGGCGCCCGGCAAGCACCCGAAGCACCTGCCGACGTCGAACACGTGCGACGACTGCCACACGACGGCGGCCTGGCTGCCCGTGCTGCACTTCGACCACTCGGGCGTCGCGCCGGGCACGTGCATCACGTGTCACGACGGCGGGACGGCGACGGGCAAGACGACGAACCATCCGCCCGCGCCCAACACGTGCGACGACTGCCACACGACGAACGGCTGGCTCCCCGTGCTCGCGTTCGACCACTCGAACGTGGTGCCCGGCACGTGCGCGACCTGCCACGGCGTCTCGGCGCAGGGCAAGCCGTCCGGCCACTTCAACACCCAGCTCTCGTGCGACTCGTGCCACACGACGACGACGTTCGCGAACCCGCGCTACACGCACACGGGGCCCTACCCGGGAGACCACCGCGCGAACCTCGCGTGCCGGGACTGCCACACGAGCAACTCGCAGACGATTCCGTGGCGCTTCCCGAGCTACCAGCCGGATTGCGCGGGCTGCCACGCGAACGACTTCAAGGCGGGGCCGCACAAGGGCGCGACCGTGTCGCAGCTGCGCGACTGCGCGGGCTCGTGCCACAAGGCGAGCGAGCACCGTGTGACGGACCGGTCGTGGGACTGA
- a CDS encoding tetratricopeptide repeat protein — protein sequence MRAHRRFLVLAAALALAVTAAPARRAAAQPPLGRVLREIEVGAVEDGTRILVRLDRPVRYLRHSPANSGRTIRIEVEPLALGEVIGDTTLPKRESLPPPPDSPAGLTEVSWESPGGTPDGAEPAELVVRFARTVRFRVEQGDDGRSIAIVVETPGTRALPPAAGDGELAASRLLVEARRAIRDGEDDRAILLLRKQLDAPDADEAVLRDAKELLGLVHERRGQLPHARAEYEEYLARWPDGDASARVRQRLESMLTAQAPKAAELRAAARATEEPVRADLYGSAAVTYARFETIDDFAGGAVYDSSLIGDLSAVGRLRTESLALRAEAVASYRYDVEGRGVGDDTRVSRLLLRANDPAETLTATIGRQSRANGGVLGRFDGVHLAWRFSDRLTWSALAGFPLESTSALGVHTENVLFGTALDGDRLFGDLSGQLFLVGQREASMTERLAVGGELRFARPGRFGLAFVDYDVVFRSLNTALLTGNVTVFGHTDVYLLAETRNSPVLTLDNALIGQTFVNAQVTQIADLRALFSESEIRELAKDRTARTYTGSLGLTHRVDERLQIGGDFTVSSVAGTPSSGGVQGTDPFGPDYAIGLNATRSDFPVQGAFTSGALRYFIGEATDITTLLGTLRVPLRGRDLRGTLRLRGDYRRTKPTGAAFQSPDSVSLRPSVRLDWRWKRLVLDAEVGLDWRQGLGQDSASVDSTGYFAELVLRWDFGT from the coding sequence GTGCGCGCCCACCGCCGATTCCTCGTCCTCGCCGCGGCGCTCGCGCTCGCCGTCACCGCGGCACCCGCGCGCCGCGCCGCCGCGCAGCCGCCGCTCGGCCGCGTGCTGCGCGAAATCGAGGTCGGCGCGGTCGAGGACGGCACGCGCATCCTCGTCCGCCTCGACCGGCCGGTGCGCTACCTGCGCCACAGCCCCGCGAACAGCGGCCGGACGATCCGCATCGAGGTCGAGCCCCTCGCCCTCGGCGAGGTCATCGGCGACACCACCCTGCCGAAGCGCGAGTCGCTCCCGCCCCCGCCCGATTCGCCCGCAGGCCTGACCGAGGTTTCCTGGGAGTCGCCCGGTGGAACCCCCGACGGCGCGGAGCCCGCCGAGCTCGTCGTCCGGTTCGCGCGCACCGTGCGCTTCCGTGTCGAGCAGGGCGACGACGGGCGCAGCATCGCGATCGTCGTCGAGACACCGGGCACGCGCGCGCTGCCCCCGGCCGCCGGCGACGGCGAGCTCGCCGCGTCGCGCCTGCTCGTCGAGGCGCGGCGCGCCATCCGCGACGGCGAGGACGACCGCGCGATCCTGCTCCTGCGCAAGCAGCTCGACGCGCCGGACGCGGACGAAGCCGTGCTGCGCGACGCGAAGGAGCTGCTCGGCCTCGTGCACGAGCGACGCGGGCAGCTGCCGCACGCGCGGGCGGAGTACGAGGAGTACCTCGCGCGCTGGCCCGACGGCGACGCGTCCGCGCGCGTGCGACAGCGGCTCGAATCCATGCTCACCGCGCAGGCGCCGAAGGCCGCGGAGCTGCGCGCGGCCGCGCGCGCGACCGAGGAGCCCGTGCGCGCCGATCTCTACGGGAGCGCCGCCGTCACGTATGCGCGCTTCGAGACGATCGACGACTTCGCGGGCGGCGCGGTCTACGACTCGTCGTTGATCGGAGACCTGAGCGCCGTCGGGCGCCTGCGCACCGAGTCGCTCGCCCTGCGCGCCGAGGCCGTGGCGAGCTATCGCTACGACGTCGAGGGGCGGGGCGTCGGCGACGACACGCGCGTGTCGCGGCTGCTCCTGCGCGCGAACGACCCGGCCGAGACGCTCACGGCGACGATCGGCCGCCAGTCGCGCGCGAACGGCGGCGTGCTCGGTCGCTTCGACGGCGTCCACCTCGCGTGGCGCTTCTCGGACCGGCTCACGTGGAGCGCGCTGGCGGGCTTCCCGCTCGAGTCGACCTCCGCGCTCGGCGTGCACACCGAGAACGTCCTGTTCGGCACGGCGCTCGACGGCGACCGCCTGTTCGGCGACCTGTCCGGGCAGCTCTTCCTCGTCGGGCAGCGCGAGGCGTCGATGACGGAGCGCCTCGCCGTCGGCGGCGAGCTTCGCTTCGCCCGGCCCGGACGCTTCGGGCTCGCCTTCGTCGACTACGACGTCGTCTTCCGATCCCTCAACACCGCGCTGCTGACGGGCAACGTCACGGTCTTCGGCCACACCGACGTGTACCTGCTCGCGGAGACGCGCAACTCGCCCGTGCTGACGCTCGACAACGCGCTGATCGGCCAGACCTTCGTGAATGCGCAGGTCACGCAGATCGCCGACCTGCGCGCGCTCTTCTCGGAGAGCGAGATCCGCGAGCTCGCGAAGGACCGCACCGCGCGCACGTACACCGGGTCGCTCGGGCTCACGCACCGCGTCGACGAGCGTCTGCAGATCGGCGGCGACTTCACCGTCTCGAGCGTCGCGGGAACGCCGTCGTCGGGCGGCGTGCAGGGAACCGACCCGTTCGGCCCCGACTACGCGATCGGCCTCAACGCGACCCGCTCCGACTTCCCGGTGCAGGGTGCGTTCACGAGCGGGGCGCTCCGGTACTTCATCGGCGAGGCGACGGACATCACGACGCTGCTCGGCACGCTGCGCGTCCCGCTGCGCGGACGCGACCTTCGCGGCACGCTGCGCCTGCGCGGCGACTACCGGCGCACGAAGCCGACCGGCGCGGCCTTCCAGTCGCCGGACTCGGTCTCGCTGCGCCCGAGCGTCCGGCTCGACTGGCGATGGAAGCGGCTCGTCCTCGACGCCGAGGTCGGCCTCGACTGGCGGCAGGGGCTCGGCCAGGACTCCGCGAGCGTCGACTCCACGGGTTACTTCGCGGAGCTGGTGCTCCGATGGGACTTCGGAACGTGA
- a CDS encoding NAD(P)/FAD-dependent oxidoreductase — protein MRFHRESRDDRYDVVVIGAGLGGLAAAARLAKAGRKVLVVERHDRPGGYAHAFKRKRYQFDSAVHLMSGGGTGPVAALLGELGVADRVDLVRVDPFYAAVFPGLRIDAPLGVEPFLDAHARAFPGERAGIAGFLRDCLAIREETERVEELGRLDAVLTHARSLPTLRRYHRSTLARVLDAHVGDAHAKAALGALWPYLGLPPSRLSFHYFAMMLAAYLEQGAWYCRGSFQRLADALAFAIVRDGGEVLLKSSVRRVCVDGGRVAGVVLENGQRIDAPVVVSNADARQTFEEMVGLEHLPEGAGKELAAFEPSLSAFVVYGATTLDLAAAGAAHEMFLYRTWSHDEDHANALRGRPSRIGFTVPTLADGVLAPEGEHLFAITVLLPMSLERSWRAAKERYEDELLRQAERAFPGLRASLRFVESATPRTFERYTRNTDGAMYGWAARPEQVGHGRLAARGAVAGLHLAGHWTQPGPGVQGAVASGVAAARTVLGDDVR, from the coding sequence ATGCGCTTCCACCGCGAATCCCGCGACGACCGCTACGACGTCGTCGTGATCGGCGCCGGCCTCGGCGGGCTCGCCGCCGCGGCCCGGCTCGCGAAGGCGGGACGCAAGGTGCTCGTCGTCGAGCGCCACGACCGCCCCGGTGGCTATGCGCACGCCTTCAAGCGCAAGCGCTACCAGTTCGACTCCGCCGTGCACCTGATGAGCGGCGGCGGGACCGGCCCGGTCGCCGCGCTGCTCGGCGAGCTCGGCGTCGCCGACCGGGTCGACCTCGTGCGCGTCGATCCCTTCTACGCCGCCGTCTTCCCGGGCCTGCGCATCGATGCGCCGCTCGGCGTCGAGCCGTTCCTCGACGCGCACGCGCGCGCCTTTCCGGGCGAGCGCGCGGGCATCGCGGGCTTCCTGCGCGACTGCCTGGCGATCCGCGAGGAGACCGAGCGCGTCGAGGAGCTCGGACGTCTCGACGCCGTGCTCACCCACGCGCGCTCGCTCCCCACGCTGCGCCGCTACCACCGCTCGACGCTCGCGCGCGTGCTCGACGCGCACGTCGGCGACGCGCACGCGAAGGCCGCGCTCGGCGCGCTCTGGCCCTATCTCGGGCTGCCGCCGTCGCGCCTCTCGTTCCACTACTTCGCGATGATGCTCGCCGCCTACCTCGAGCAGGGCGCGTGGTACTGCCGCGGAAGCTTCCAGCGCCTCGCCGACGCGCTCGCGTTCGCGATCGTGCGCGACGGCGGAGAGGTCCTGCTCAAGAGCAGCGTGCGGCGCGTGTGCGTCGACGGCGGGCGCGTCGCCGGCGTCGTGCTCGAGAACGGACAGCGCATCGACGCGCCCGTCGTCGTCTCGAATGCCGATGCGCGGCAGACCTTCGAGGAGATGGTGGGCCTCGAACACCTGCCCGAGGGCGCGGGCAAGGAGCTCGCCGCGTTCGAGCCGAGTCTCTCCGCGTTCGTGGTATACGGCGCGACGACGCTCGACCTCGCGGCCGCGGGCGCCGCGCACGAGATGTTCCTCTACCGCACGTGGAGCCACGACGAGGATCACGCGAACGCACTGCGCGGACGGCCGAGCCGCATCGGGTTCACGGTGCCCACGCTCGCGGACGGCGTGCTCGCGCCCGAGGGCGAGCACCTGTTCGCCATCACGGTGCTGCTCCCGATGTCGCTCGAGCGCTCGTGGCGTGCGGCGAAGGAGCGCTACGAGGACGAGCTGCTGCGACAGGCCGAGCGCGCGTTCCCGGGGCTGCGCGCGTCGCTCCGCTTCGTCGAGTCGGCGACGCCGCGCACGTTCGAGCGCTACACGCGGAACACCGACGGCGCGATGTACGGCTGGGCGGCGCGCCCCGAGCAGGTCGGCCACGGGCGGCTCGCGGCCCGCGGCGCGGTCGCCGGCCTGCACCTCGCCGGACACTGGACGCAGCCGGGCCCGGGCGTGCAGGGAGCCGTCGCGTCGGGCGTCGCGGCCGCGCGCACGGTGCTCGGCGACGACGTTCGCTAG